The proteins below come from a single Rosa rugosa chromosome 2, drRosRugo1.1, whole genome shotgun sequence genomic window:
- the LOC133730337 gene encoding uncharacterized mitochondrial protein AtMg00810-like yields the protein MSTFLLSVGFIQSIADSSLFIYSHGLHTIYFLLYVDDIVVTGSNDRLLQSFIDVLGRGFDIKDLGPLHYFLGLQVTTHSHGLHFNHIKYAHDLLSKHDLLFSKPVSTPMSAKFVLTSTNGVVLANHTVYRELVGSLQYLTITRPDIAFAVNLVSQFMSQPREPHLIAVKRILHYIKGSLSHGLLFTPQRQPVLLSAYSDVDWAGCPDSRRSTSGYLVYLGSNLISWCSKKQPTIARSSAESEYRSLAHASAETTWLGYLLYELGARIQFPILLHCDNLSTTYMASNPVFHARTKHIELDYHYVREKGAQGSHRVCFIPSKDLPADLLTKPFHKSRHLLFSCKLVHPEGPSLRGAVKDNQSSPLNSQ from the coding sequence ATGAGTACATTTCTTTTATCTGTTGGGTTCATTCAGAGTATTGCTGACtcttctttgtttatttatagTCATGGGCTGCACACAATTTATTTTCTGCTCTACGTTGATGATATTGTTGTTACGGGCAGCAATGATCGTCTCCTCCAAAGTTTTATTGATGTTCTTGGGCGCGGTTTTGACATCAAGGATCTCGGTCCTCTTCATTATTTTCTGGGGTTGCAGGTTACTACTCACTCTCATGGCCTGCACTTTAACCATATTAAATATGCTCATGATCTTCTCTCCAAACATGATCTCTTGTTCAGCAAGCCTGTGAGTACACCCATGTCTGCCAAGTTTGTTCTTACTTCTACCAATGGGGTTGTGCTAGCAAATCATACGGTATACCGTGAGCTTGTTGGTTCCTTACAGTACCTCACCATCACTCGCCCAGATATAGCCTTTGCAGTTAACTTGGTATCCCAGTTTATGAGTCAACCACGTGAACCTCATCTTATTGCTGTCAAACGCATTCTCCATTACATCAAAGGCTCTCTTAGTCATGGTTTGTTGTTTACTCCCCAACGTCAACCGGTTCTTCTTTCGGCTTACTCTGATGTTGACTGGGCTGGTTGTCCTGATTCTCGTCGCTCCACATCTGGATATCTTGTGTATCTTGGTTCCAACCTCATCTCTTGGTGTTCTAAAAAGCAACCCACAATCGCTCGCTCTAGTGCTGAGTCCGAGTATAGGTCTCTTGCCCATGCTAGTGCAGAAACAACATGGTTGGGTTATTTATTGTATGAACTTGGTGCCCGGATTCAATTTCCAATTTTGTTACATTGTGATAATCTAAGCACCACCTATATGGCTTCCAATCCTGTGTTCCATGCCCGCACCAAGCATATTGAGCTTGATTACCACTATGTTCGTGAAAAGGGAGCTCAAGGCAGTCACCGAGTTTGCTTCATTCCTTCTAAAGACCTGCCAGCTGACTTACTCACAAAGCCGTTTCACAAGTCTCGCCATCTTCTTTTCTCTTGCAAACTTGTCCATCCAGAAGGACCAAGTTTGAGGGGGGCTGTTAAAGACAATCAATCTTCTCCATTGAATAGCCAATAA
- the LOC133730336 gene encoding BAHD acyltransferase At5g47980-like, with protein MRVEVIDKEIVTSSSPTPHHLTTSNLSVFDQFLPDLYVPLLLFYPNNSTTNHKGNKVDHHYSLITERSKLLKTSLSETLNRFYPFAGRIFSHNNILSICCNDHGVAFIQTHVNCPISKVLEKPHAGMLNQLLPNGIESTFESTGYLLLVQANFFKCGGIAIGVCISHKIADGFTLETFIRSWAAMGLGTDVVALPTAEFGVSASVYSPQDLSIKSFQTSGEYVYEDCVKRRFVFDASNILRLKFKAATAIVPNPTRVEVVSALIWKCAMDVSRSNLGVTRPSMLFLAANMRKVLGHPTLMGNLLGYVPTKTQESEATLQSLVAILREGIEKFKVNYDNEVSGDDICQHFKEHEDLMGKNDINNYTCSSWCRFGFYEANFGWGKPSWVTMPGMPIKNVIILIDAKDGEGVEALVSFKEDDMAIIETNKELLAYSSLNPIAI; from the coding sequence ATGAGGGTTGAAGTGATCGATAAGGAAATAGTTACATCATCTTCTCCTACTCCTCACCACCTTACAACTTCCAACCTCTCTGTTTTTGATCAGTTTTTGCCAGACTTGTATGTCCCCCTGCTTCTCTTCTATCCCAACAATAGTACTACTAATCATAAGGGCAATAAGGTTGACCACCACTACTCTTTGATTACCGAAAGATCCAAGCTTCTGAAAACTTCATTATCTGAAACCCTCAACCGCTTCTATCCGTTCGCAGGAAGAATATTTAGCCACAACAATATTCTTTCGATCTGTTGCAATGACCATGGTGTGGCTTTTATCCAAACCCATGTCAACTGTCCCATATCAAAGGTTTTGGAAAAGCCCCATGCTGGGATGCTAAATCAATTACTTCCAAATGGCATAGAATCAACATTTGAAAGCACAGGCTATCTCCTACTAGTCCAAGCCAACTTCTTCAAATGTGGCGGAATTGCAATTGGGGTTTGCATTTCACATAAGATCGCAGACGGCTTCACACTCGAAACATTTATCCGTAGCTGGGCTGCAATGGGCCTTGGCACTGATGTAGTAGCTCTTCCAACTGCAGAATTTGGTGTTTCAGCATCTGTTTACTCACCACAAGATTTATCCATCAAGTCATTCCAAACTTCTGGGGAATATGTTTATGAAGATTGTGTAAAAAGAAGATTTGTTTTTGATGCCTCAAATATTCTACGTCTCAAGTTTAAAGCCGCTACTGCCATCGTTCCAAATCCAACTCGTGTTGAAGTAGTGTCAGCGCTTATTTGGAAATGTGCAATGGACGTATCAAGATCAAACTTGGGTGTTACAAGGCCATCAATGCTGTTTCTAGCAGCAAACATGCGGAAAGTATTGGGGCATCCCACTTTAATGGGAAATCTTTTAGGATATGTCCCAACAAAGACACAAGAAAGTGAGGCAACTCTTCAAAGCTTGGTTGCTATACTACGGGAAGGCATTGAGAAATTTAAAGTGAATTATGATAATGAAGTTAGCGGAGATGATATCTGCCAACATTTCAAAGAGCATGAAGATTTAATGGGTAAGAATGATATAAATAACTATACATGTAGCAGTTGGTGCAGGTTTGGCTTCTATGAAGCCAATTTTGGATGGGGAAAGCCATCATGGGTCACTATGCCAGGTATGCCAATCAAGAATGTAATTATATTGATTGATGCAAAAGATGGTGAAGGCGTAGAAGCGTTAGTGAGTTTTAAAGAAGACGACATGGCTATAATTGAAACCAATAAGGAGCTGCTTGCATATTCATCTCTCAATCCTATTGCTATTTAA